DNA sequence from the Butyricimonas faecalis genome:
TATGTTCATTGTTCTTTGATTTTTAAGTTATTGTTCATTTTTTGCTGTCAGTTGCAGATACTCGTTCAAGTCCTTGTAACCGTCATGGAGTGCGGAACGGTCGGTGACACGTCCGCCGTAATATCCTTTGAGGGCTTCCAGCGTCCTCCGTCCGGCTTCGTCACGGTCGAGGAAGCAGTCTATGCGCCCGTACCCGTCCAAGTGTTTCACCGCCTTACCCACGTTGGCAACGGAGTTCAGCACAAGGCTGTCGCTATTGCCGCCTATACCGAGTGCAGCAGCGGACAGAAAGTCCATGAAGCCCTCAAACACGCTGCATACGTCAGAGGCGGTATCTTTCGGTTTTATCAGTGACACATCTTTCGGTGGTACGCAACCCTTGAAGTAGCGGCTACGGATTTCATAGCCGCCAGCCACGTTCGGGAAACCGATTGCGAAATACCGCTTTCCACGCACGCCGTAGTTCAGGCGGCAGCAGTGGCGGGATGCAACGGCATAAGGGATGCCCCGTTCCGCCAGATACTCTGTTAATGGTGAGCGGAGCAGCGGGACGGCTTCCACTCCCTCAAAGGCAGGTTCGGACGGCTCCGGCAGGAACAACGGCTTTTCCGATGCGACAAACGGCATACGGGCGGTTTCCGCTATGAATCTCGCCTGCGCCATGAAGTCGCCGCTTCGGGCAAACTCCCCGGCAAGCGTGAAGATGTCACCGCCCTTGCCCAAACCGAAATCGTACCAGAGCCGTTTCGCCACGTTCACGCGGAAAGAGGGCGTGCGCTCATTGCGGTACGGCGCGAGATACCACAGCTCGTTTCCGCTTCTCCGTACAGGCTCATGTCCCAGCCGTGCGAGAAAGTCCGCGAGGGATATTTGCCTCATGGTGTCTATATCCGTCCGTTCCATGCGGCGCATCAGTTGATGATGAACTTGATGCCGACCCCGAACTGCGTGTGGAACTTTCGTGTGTCGCCACCCCACAGGCAACGCTCCCGGAGATTGGCGAGCAGGGCGATACGGTCAGCCACGTAAAACTCCACGTCCAGCGTCAGCGCACCGCCATAGATGAAGGCGTCCCGGTTATGCAGGGTCGAGCCGTCTTGCAGCACCTTTTCGCCCCAATTCACCGATTCATATCCGACGAGAGCCGAAGCCCCCGCATAGACGAACATGATTTTACGGGCATCGGAAAGTATCTTGAAATAGTAGCCGCCTTCCGCCGTGAACTGCACCACAGGTATGGCGGTATCCTTGTACGGGTTGTTCTTCAGGAGATACTCACCTCCGAACATCCATTTGTTGCCCTTCTTCGTGTAGGTGGAGAGAGCCGCCCCGAAACTGTACCCGCCGTCGTTGCCGCCGGGTTTGAAGCCGTCCGCCAGATTCGCCCTTACCTCGATGCCCTGCATTTTCGGCAGACATCGCTGGGCGTACGCCTGCCCCGTGAACAGGGCAAGCGACGCGATGATGATTGCGATGTACTTTCTCATGGTCAGCGCACTTGGAGTTCGTTGATGTTATTGGCACGCACCAAATCCTCATTCTCGATCACGAAAGACTGATGACGACCTCCGTTCTTCTCGTTCAGCTCCACCACGAGACACTTGCCGTCGGGGATGGTGAACTTCGCCATCGTGAAGACCGTGCGTTCGCTTTTTTTGCCCGGCACGAGCGTGGCGTAGTTCTGCGCACGGAGCGGCAGGATGATACGCTCCTGCACTGCGGTACGCTTCATCACCTTCTTGTCCACGATTTTCCATGTGATGTAGTCCACATCGAAAGGCACGTTGCTCTGGTTCCTGATTTCCGTGTGGAAATACAGAAGCCCGTTGTGCGTGTAGATGCCTTTCAGAAGGTACTGGATGCCGAAACGCTTGCAGCCGATATGCTTCACCTCACGTTTGTTCTGCTTGTGGATGGACTTCATGATAAGGCGCACCAGCATGGGACTTTCACTGCCCAGCTCTTTCAGGTAGATTTCCTGCGCATTGTTCGGACGGTTCACCGCCTCGCCGTCATGGATGAAGTCGCACATCTCCACGTTGAGCAGCAGCGGTTCGGTGGCATACTTCACGTTGAAGGTGTAAAAACTCCCGTCCTCCGTGATTACGGACATGTTGGTTTCGTTCGGGAAGTTCCTCACGGTAGCCTTCACGCGGATGACGTTCTCCGCACCTTCGGCTTTGCCCGCAATCAGGTCGGGCGAGCCTAAATCGACATAGCGCACTTCCGCCGGGAAGATGACATGCACGGTCTTGTCGTAGGTCACTTCCAAGCCGTGCGGGGGAACCATGCGGTCAAAACCCAGCTTTCTCGTCAGACCGTGATACAGGTCGCCGTCCGCCTCCTTCTGCGGATAGACCTCCTTTGTCAAGGTCGGTTGTTCACTTCCGTTGCTTTGCCCAACGGTTACGTTTTCCTGCGCGTTGGCAGTTGCGATGCCCATAGCGAGGGCAAACATCATGATTACTTTTCTCATTACTTTGGATTTTTAGTGGTAAATAAAAATTTGATTGATTGTTTTCTTAATTCACTTCCTGATAGAGCATGACCCTGTACCCGGCTTTCAGATGCACCTTGACGGTGCGCATCTTCTTGGCAATGTACTGGCTCGTGCCTTGTATCAGCCCCTTGCCCAAGTCGGAGGCGAGCTGCGCCCCGGCATTGGTGGAGATGTTGATGCTGCTGCCGAGCGAGCCGCCCATGTTGGCGGCAACCTCCCTGACGGCGTTCATCTCCATCGAGTTGGGGATGAATATGCCGGGCTGCCCGTCCGTGTCATAGACCTCCAACTCCACCGGGATAATCGTACCGTCGTGTTCCAGAGAGGTGATTTCGATGCCGAGCCGTTCGCCCTGAATCTTGGCTGCGCCGACCACCACCGCATTACGGGGGATGATCCGGTCTGCTACCGCCATCGGCTCCAGCAAGCGCAACCTGACCGCCTGCCCGTCCGTCACGCTCTGCGTCCCATAGACATATGCCGGTATGGTGTTCCTGTCCGATACGGTCGTGACGCCCACCGCCGTGTTGAAACTGCGGTTGCGCTCCTGCGAGAAGGAAGCGACAAATTCGGCATTGCTCACGGGCTGTCCGAGCGAGGACACCACCTGATGCGTCACCTGCCTGACGGGTTTTGCCGTGTTCTTTCCGGCTTTCTGCACGGGGGACGGCTCTGCGGTCTGTCCCGCTGCCGCCTGCGTGCCGTTCTGCCCGCCCATGTACTTCGCCGCCAGCTCGTAGGATTTTTCCATGAGTGCCACCTGCTCGTCCATCGTGGAGCTTCTCTCTTTTCCGCTTTCCAGTTCGGATTCGAGGGTGGCGATGCGTTCCAGCAGTTCGTCCATCTCCGCATTGTCGTTTTTCGGCTGCTCGTAGAAGTTGCCGAGCGTGGCATTGAGGTCACGGTAGGCGGCTGCCGAGGATTGGATGGTCTTCGGTGTGGGCTTCACGGCCTCTTCTGTTCCGCCGGGATTGGCAAGGTCGAAATCGCTGTCTCCATCCGCTGCCGCAGTTTCGCGGTCGAACAGGTCGCCCAACTGCTGCATGGCGCGGCTGCGGTTCTCCTGCCTTTCCTCCATTGCGCCCTGTTCGTAGGCTTTCGCCTTGTCACCGATAATCCGGCGGTTCTCCTTGTCCGCGTCGGGCATCTCGATGTTGTAGCCGCCTGTTCCCGGCTCCTGCTCTTTGCCGGAGGACGGGGCGAATATCAGCCACATCGCCCCGATGAATACCAGCACCATAGCGGGCAGCACTATCATTTTCTGACGTTTCAGCCGTTGGGCTTCGGTCAGCGGCTTGCGCTCCTTTTTCGGCTTCCCCTTGTTGTCGGGTGCAGCCGTGCTTTCGGACTTGCTCTCCGTCTTGTTCTCAATCTTCGTTTCGTTCTTCGTCTGTTCCATATAAATAAGGTGTTACGTTATGATTGTTATCCGTCTTCACGGACAGTTCCACCTGTCCGGCATGGTCTGTCACCATCCGGCTGCCGTCATTCCTGCCGATGTCATACACGGCTTTGCCGAAGGTGTAGAGGGCAAGCGCGGAGAATGCGGCGAGCATCGCCAGCACGATGCGCCTGCGTGTCTTTGGCGGCAAGCCGTCCAGATAGCCCCTGAGCCTTGCCACCAGCATTTTCTTTTTGTCGTGGAGTTTCCAATATGCGCCCCAAAATGATTTCTTGATTTTCTTCATATCCGTTTACCTTTTGATGGTTTGTAAATCCTTGTTCTCGATGATGGTGAATCCCTCGATGGTGAACCCGTTCGGGTTGTTGTCCGAACGGGACGAGTTCAAGAGGCGGCACGTGGTCACGAGGCTGCGCTCGGTGACGTTGCTCTGCCGGATAATCTTCTGCGTGGCGTAGGTCACGGCACGGTAGGGATAGCCGTTGAAGTCGCATACCACGCTGTCCACCTTCAGCACTTGGTTGATGTTCCCGGCGATGATGCGGTTGTAGTACCCCTTCTCGGCGAAGTCCGAATAGTAGTTGTACACGCTCTTGTCCGCCAGCAACAACGCACGCTTTACGTTGTGTTCTATCGCGCTCTTTTCGGGCGAGAGCGTGAAAAACAGTTCGTGGAAGCGGCGCACATGCTCCCTCGCTTCCGCCGGACGGTTCTGCGACAAGTCCTGCGAGAGTGCCAGCATCAGCGACTTGCCGTTGTCCAGCACATAGATCTTCTCACGCTGCCGTTCCGCGAAGCGGTAGGAACTCCACACGCTCCATACCGTTATCACGGCGCACAGCGAGAGGAAGACGATACCGAACAGGCGTATCTGCCTGAACGATGATTCGATGTTTTTGAGTGACTTGAATTCCATTGTCTGATTTTATTTTTCGGTTCTTAATTCGTTATACAATAGGATTGGTATGCGGTCGTTTGCCACATACGTATGTAACGGGTTACCACATACGTATGTAATGAGCCGCTGCATACGTATGTAACAGGCTGCTACATACGTATGTCATGACAGGCTACATACGTATGTTACTTTTATGCGGATGCCTCTCCCGTAATTCAGCCTCTATTTCAGCAGTTTCCCGGCACGTCCGACCATGTTGCCTGCGGTAGCACCCGCCACGCTGCCCGCCATGCTTCCGGCTCGTCCTGCCGTCTGGTTCACGTTGCGACCGTAGCTTCCCATGCCTCCGGCTTGGATAATCCAGCCTGCCACCGTCGGGATGGTGAAGTAGCCGATGATGCCGATTATCATGAAGACGATGTACACCCCGTCGCTCGAATCCAGCGAGAAGTTCGGGTCAGCCTGCATCCGTTCGATGTCGCTTTGCAGCATCAACACCTGAATCTTGGCGAGTATGGTGCTGAATATGTCCGACACGGGCAGCCACAGATAGACCTGAATGTAGCGGCATATCCACTGCGTGAGCGTGCTTTGGAAGCCGTCCCACACCGATATGGCGAAGGCTATCGGACCGAGTATCGCCAGCACCACAAGGAAGAACGTGC
Encoded proteins:
- the traN gene encoding conjugative transposon protein TraN; translated protein: MRKVIMMFALAMGIATANAQENVTVGQSNGSEQPTLTKEVYPQKEADGDLYHGLTRKLGFDRMVPPHGLEVTYDKTVHVIFPAEVRYVDLGSPDLIAGKAEGAENVIRVKATVRNFPNETNMSVITEDGSFYTFNVKYATEPLLLNVEMCDFIHDGEAVNRPNNAQEIYLKELGSESPMLVRLIMKSIHKQNKREVKHIGCKRFGIQYLLKGIYTHNGLLYFHTEIRNQSNVPFDVDYITWKIVDKKVMKRTAVQERIILPLRAQNYATLVPGKKSERTVFTMAKFTIPDGKCLVVELNEKNGGRHQSFVIENEDLVRANNINELQVR
- a CDS encoding conjugal transfer protein TraO, whose amino-acid sequence is MRKYIAIIIASLALFTGQAYAQRCLPKMQGIEVRANLADGFKPGGNDGGYSFGAALSTYTKKGNKWMFGGEYLLKNNPYKDTAIPVVQFTAEGGYYFKILSDARKIMFVYAGASALVGYESVNWGEKVLQDGSTLHNRDAFIYGGALTLDVEFYVADRIALLANLRERCLWGGDTRKFHTQFGVGIKFIIN
- a CDS encoding toprim domain-containing protein, yielding MERTDIDTMRQISLADFLARLGHEPVRRSGNELWYLAPYRNERTPSFRVNVAKRLWYDFGLGKGGDIFTLAGEFARSGDFMAQARFIAETARMPFVASEKPLFLPEPSEPAFEGVEAVPLLRSPLTEYLAERGIPYAVASRHCCRLNYGVRGKRYFAIGFPNVAGGYEIRSRYFKGCVPPKDVSLIKPKDTASDVCSVFEGFMDFLSAAALGIGGNSDSLVLNSVANVGKAVKHLDGYGRIDCFLDRDEAGRRTLEALKGYYGGRVTDRSALHDGYKDLNEYLQLTAKNEQ
- the traM gene encoding conjugative transposon protein TraM, producing MEQTKNETKIENKTESKSESTAAPDNKGKPKKERKPLTEAQRLKRQKMIVLPAMVLVFIGAMWLIFAPSSGKEQEPGTGGYNIEMPDADKENRRIIGDKAKAYEQGAMEERQENRSRAMQQLGDLFDRETAAADGDSDFDLANPGGTEEAVKPTPKTIQSSAAAYRDLNATLGNFYEQPKNDNAEMDELLERIATLESELESGKERSSTMDEQVALMEKSYELAAKYMGGQNGTQAAAGQTAEPSPVQKAGKNTAKPVRQVTHQVVSSLGQPVSNAEFVASFSQERNRSFNTAVGVTTVSDRNTIPAYVYGTQSVTDGQAVRLRLLEPMAVADRIIPRNAVVVGAAKIQGERLGIEITSLEHDGTIIPVELEVYDTDGQPGIFIPNSMEMNAVREVAANMGGSLGSSINISTNAGAQLASDLGKGLIQGTSQYIAKKMRTVKVHLKAGYRVMLYQEVN
- the traK gene encoding conjugative transposon protein TraK translates to MEFKSLKNIESSFRQIRLFGIVFLSLCAVITVWSVWSSYRFAERQREKIYVLDNGKSLMLALSQDLSQNRPAEAREHVRRFHELFFTLSPEKSAIEHNVKRALLLADKSVYNYYSDFAEKGYYNRIIAGNINQVLKVDSVVCDFNGYPYRAVTYATQKIIRQSNVTERSLVTTCRLLNSSRSDNNPNGFTIEGFTIIENKDLQTIKR
- a CDS encoding TraL conjugative transposon family protein; protein product: MKKIKKSFWGAYWKLHDKKKMLVARLRGYLDGLPPKTRRRIVLAMLAAFSALALYTFGKAVYDIGRNDGSRMVTDHAGQVELSVKTDNNHNVTPYLYGTDEERNED